Proteins encoded in a region of the Thermocaproicibacter melissae genome:
- a CDS encoding amino acid ABC transporter permease, which produces MNYNVLITQMLESTLVTLRIFFVTAIFALPLGMLVALGRMTKIKIINVPVRIYILLMRGTPLMLQLLFIFYGFKPIFGIQLDRIPAAEVAFVLNYAAYFAEIFRGGIASIPRGQREAAKVLGMTRQQTFFRILLPQVIKAILPPMGNEFITLVKDTSLAQVIGVVELLKTTSDWVSSAVSMVPFAIAGVFYLLMNAIVTRCFTAAEKHYAYYR; this is translated from the coding sequence TTGAACTACAATGTATTGATTACGCAGATGCTGGAGTCGACGCTCGTGACACTGCGCATTTTTTTCGTCACGGCAATTTTTGCGCTGCCGCTCGGCATGCTCGTCGCTCTGGGACGCATGACAAAAATCAAAATTATCAACGTACCCGTCAGAATTTATATTCTGCTGATGCGCGGCACGCCGCTGATGCTTCAGCTTCTGTTTATCTTCTATGGTTTTAAGCCGATTTTCGGCATTCAACTGGACCGTATTCCCGCGGCGGAAGTTGCCTTTGTATTGAATTATGCCGCCTATTTTGCGGAGATTTTCCGCGGCGGCATCGCGTCGATTCCGCGCGGGCAGAGGGAAGCGGCAAAAGTCCTTGGCATGACGCGGCAGCAGACATTTTTCCGCATTCTGCTCCCGCAGGTCATCAAGGCGATTCTTCCTCCGATGGGCAACGAGTTTATCACCTTGGTGAAAGATACATCCCTCGCGCAGGTAATCGGCGTCGTTGAGCTGCTGAAAACGACTTCCGACTGGGTATCCTCTGCCGTCAGCATGGTGCCGTTCGCCATTGCCGGCGTGTTCTATTTGCTGATGAACGCCATTGTTACGCGGTGCTTTACCGCCGCCGAAAAACACTATGCTTATTACCGTTAG
- a CDS encoding DUF4176 domain-containing protein has protein sequence MKEYLPIGSVVLLKGGTKKIMIYGRKQMAVESGKMYDYVACFYPEGNVSDEYTFLFDHNQIDKVIFKGYSDDEDKKFIKEVLNADEAEETNGPA, from the coding sequence ATGAAAGAATATTTACCAATTGGAAGCGTAGTGCTGCTTAAGGGTGGTACTAAAAAAATAATGATCTACGGAAGAAAACAAATGGCAGTAGAAAGCGGAAAGATGTATGATTATGTGGCCTGCTTTTACCCGGAAGGCAATGTGAGTGATGAATATACCTTCCTATTTGACCATAACCAAATTGACAAAGTCATTTTCAAAGGATACAGCGATGACGAAGACAAAAAGTTTATCAAAGAAGTCCTAAACGCGGACGAAGCCGAAGAAACAAACGGGCCGGCATAA
- a CDS encoding DUF2196 domain-containing protein: MVVFFIIMALIIFTVARSNWRKTPVYFASKSLQKHKREIPPSLLNEHFETIPINERYTLKVSEHWLRVQTGKGKRGDHDIWFPKNFIIGIYYEVDLFDPEEDYDITFCLITGEKKYNVFKFYHPERDIFHRTMLRFKEILPPKTIVEVGRFLSYWQTGHEKQIKIYFNQLVEEKGILYLIENRVDFYDLFSMDGTMMYEIQPNQEVDVVLDEDEATGKITHGHVERLVDPTERLYQKKGCHVVIREGRKTGRVKKVYGEPYEITLDIHAPERDDSEEYYKEFPEKRAKDEAEVQAMLTEQTILEAETDIEKKARPEYKNFTKACAFFTVSTWVLSILCFFWGFNEASITVFLFCFIMLTLCTCVFFGSKSKYWQAYKKASYHCYLAIGITILIAAASIFTLLIVVPKNSSLPMILLAGLLGVLFDSKYTFLIVAVVTTIVMLIKFLSVTIRRKKGWKPDVKE, translated from the coding sequence ATGGTAGTTTTTTTTATAATCATGGCTTTAATCATATTTACTGTTGCAAGATCAAACTGGCGAAAAACTCCCGTTTACTTCGCTTCTAAATCTTTGCAAAAACATAAACGTGAAATACCGCCTTCTCTTTTGAATGAGCACTTTGAAACAATACCAATTAACGAACGCTACACTCTGAAAGTATCCGAACACTGGCTCAGGGTACAAACCGGAAAGGGTAAAAGAGGAGATCACGATATTTGGTTCCCCAAGAATTTTATTATAGGAATATATTATGAAGTTGATTTGTTTGACCCTGAAGAGGATTACGACATTACCTTTTGCTTAATCACAGGTGAAAAAAAATATAATGTCTTTAAGTTTTATCATCCTGAGCGTGACATATTTCACCGCACCATGCTAAGGTTCAAAGAAATTTTACCCCCAAAAACAATTGTTGAGGTAGGGCGCTTTTTGTCGTATTGGCAGACTGGTCATGAAAAGCAAATCAAAATTTATTTCAATCAGTTGGTTGAAGAAAAAGGAATCTTATATCTTATTGAAAACAGGGTTGACTTTTATGACTTGTTTTCAATGGATGGTACTATGATGTATGAAATCCAGCCGAATCAAGAAGTAGACGTTGTACTGGATGAGGATGAGGCAACCGGAAAAATTACTCACGGCCATGTAGAGCGATTGGTTGACCCCACGGAAAGGCTTTACCAAAAAAAAGGGTGTCATGTAGTAATCCGGGAAGGCAGAAAAACTGGCCGGGTGAAAAAAGTATATGGAGAACCTTATGAGATTACATTAGATATTCATGCTCCTGAGAGAGACGATTCGGAAGAATATTATAAAGAATTTCCGGAAAAACGGGCCAAAGATGAAGCAGAAGTACAAGCTATGCTTACCGAGCAAACCATACTTGAGGCAGAAACTGACATAGAAAAAAAGGCTAGGCCTGAATATAAAAATTTCACCAAAGCATGTGCATTCTTTACAGTGTCGACGTGGGTACTTTCAATTCTTTGTTTCTTTTGGGGATTTAATGAAGCAAGCATCACAGTGTTTTTATTCTGCTTTATTATGTTGACACTGTGTACTTGTGTGTTTTTTGGGTCAAAAAGTAAGTATTGGCAAGCATATAAAAAAGCATCCTATCATTGTTATTTAGCAATCGGGATTACGATATTGATTGCAGCAGCTTCAATATTCACCCTTTTGATTGTGGTACCGAAAAATTCATCCCTTCCTATGATTCTATTGGCAGGTCTGCTAGGAGTTCTTTTTGACAGCAAATATACTTTTTTGATTGTAGCAGTTGTCACCACGATTGTGATGTTGATTAAATTTTTGTCTGTGACGATCCGCAGAAAAAAAGGGTGGAAACCAGACGTTAAGGAATAG
- a CDS encoding amino acid ABC transporter ATP-binding protein, whose product MPILTAHNIRKKFGGEEILKGISIDVEKGEVLTIIGPSGSGKSTLLRCITQLETVDSGEITVCGEKLTTTGPDGKAVYADRATCSRIALHMGLVFQNFNLFPHFSVLRNITEAPMCVLGKTKEEAEKTARELLEKMDLADKADSYPCQLSGGQQQRVSIARALAMNPDILFFDEPTSALDPELTGEILKVIRGLAEEHMTMVVVTHEMAFARDVADRVVFMADGVIVEQGTPEQVFGNTKSERTKAFLARFNNSGM is encoded by the coding sequence ATGCCTATTTTAACTGCACATAATATCCGCAAAAAGTTCGGCGGCGAAGAAATCCTCAAGGGTATTTCCATAGACGTTGAAAAGGGCGAGGTGCTCACGATTATCGGCCCTTCCGGTTCCGGAAAGAGCACTTTGCTCCGCTGCATTACGCAGCTGGAAACCGTAGACAGCGGTGAAATCACCGTCTGCGGGGAAAAGCTTACGACGACCGGCCCTGACGGCAAGGCAGTCTATGCCGATCGCGCAACCTGCAGCCGCATTGCCTTGCACATGGGGCTTGTTTTCCAGAACTTCAACCTTTTCCCGCATTTCTCCGTTCTTCGGAACATCACGGAAGCACCGATGTGTGTGCTTGGGAAAACGAAAGAAGAAGCGGAGAAAACCGCCCGTGAACTGCTGGAGAAAATGGACCTTGCCGACAAAGCGGACTCCTATCCATGCCAGCTTTCCGGCGGACAGCAGCAGCGTGTATCCATTGCGCGGGCGCTTGCCATGAATCCGGACATCCTGTTTTTCGACGAGCCGACGAGCGCGCTTGACCCGGAGCTTACGGGCGAGATTTTGAAAGTCATCCGCGGCTTGGCGGAGGAACACATGACGATGGTTGTTGTTACACACGAAATGGCGTTTGCACGCGATGTTGCGGACCGTGTCGTTTTCATGGCGGACGGTGTGATTGTGGAGCAGGGGACACCGGAGCAGGTGTTCGGCAATACAAAGAGCGAACGCACAAAAGCCTTCCTTGCGCGCTTTAACAACAGCGGAATGTAA